In one Niallia taxi genomic region, the following are encoded:
- the tsaE gene encoding tRNA (adenosine(37)-N6)-threonylcarbamoyltransferase complex ATPase subunit type 1 TsaE, whose product MDKLIWKTTNADETMAFATRLAELLDKGDVLTLEGDLGAGKTTFTKGLAKGLGITRTVNSPTFTIIKEYVGRLPLYHMDVYRVEDAFEDLGFDEYFEGNGVTVVEWAHLIGEQLPEEYLKISLHYKNETEREIVLNPYGSRYVHLCKELMK is encoded by the coding sequence ATGGATAAATTAATATGGAAAACAACTAATGCGGATGAGACAATGGCTTTTGCTACAAGGCTTGCTGAGCTCTTAGATAAAGGAGATGTGCTGACACTTGAAGGAGACTTAGGTGCAGGAAAAACTACCTTTACAAAAGGATTAGCAAAAGGGCTTGGGATTACAAGAACAGTTAACAGTCCGACATTCACGATTATTAAGGAGTATGTAGGAAGACTTCCTCTTTACCATATGGATGTTTACCGAGTGGAAGATGCCTTTGAAGATCTTGGTTTTGATGAATATTTTGAAGGTAATGGTGTTACAGTTGTAGAATGGGCTCACTTAATAGGGGAACAGCTGCCAGAAGAATATTTGAAAATAAGTCTTCACTATAAAAATGAGACAGAAAGAGAAATTGTGCTAAACCCCTATGGGTCAAGATATGTGCACTTATGTAAGGAGTTAATGAAATGA
- a CDS encoding CPBP family intramembrane glutamic endopeptidase, with the protein MKKEYWIIVISYIAMQLSTLIGVPIVMFIGKLLGYDTANLGMASVVIWLIFSFVVTLLIILILLRHEMKNPLRHNAASIPASIGWAVAGVFLSLVAQSIAGSIEMALGIEQESENTQQLMGFVEYSPLVILVIAVAGPILEEIIFRKIIFGVLYNRLGFFLSALISSLVFAAAHMEFVHILLYASMGFTFAFLYVRTKRIWVPITAHVAMNSLVVIIQYNLDAIEEWQRNMENISQFIGGFL; encoded by the coding sequence TTGAAAAAAGAATATTGGATTATTGTAATATCGTATATTGCTATGCAATTATCGACATTAATTGGTGTTCCCATCGTTATGTTTATCGGGAAGCTGCTCGGGTATGATACTGCAAATCTTGGAATGGCCTCCGTAGTTATTTGGCTGATTTTCAGCTTTGTTGTGACATTGCTAATTATCCTTATCCTGCTTCGTCATGAGATGAAAAATCCCCTTCGCCACAATGCCGCGAGCATCCCTGCAAGCATTGGATGGGCAGTGGCAGGTGTATTTCTTTCCTTGGTTGCTCAAAGTATTGCCGGCTCCATTGAAATGGCTTTAGGTATAGAGCAAGAATCAGAAAATACGCAGCAGCTTATGGGCTTTGTTGAGTACAGTCCGCTTGTGATACTTGTGATTGCCGTTGCCGGTCCAATCTTGGAGGAGATAATCTTTCGAAAGATTATTTTCGGGGTACTCTATAACCGATTAGGCTTCTTTCTATCTGCGCTGATTAGTTCCCTTGTCTTTGCGGCCGCACATATGGAATTTGTGCATATTCTGCTGTATGCCAGCATGGGCTTCACCTTCGCCTTCCTTTATGTTAGGACAAAAAGAATCTGGGTTCCGATTACTGCTCATGTAGCAATGAACTCACTAGTCGTTATCATCCAGTATAATCTGGATGCCATTGAGGAATGGCAAAGGAATATGGAGAATATTTCACAATTTATTGGAGGATTTTTATGA
- the groES gene encoding co-chaperone GroES — MLKPLGDRIVIELVETEEKTASGIVLPDSAKEKPQEGKVVAVGNGRVLDNGERAALDVSVDDVIIFSKYSGTEVKYEGKEYLILRESDILAIVQ; from the coding sequence TTGTTAAAGCCATTAGGAGATCGAATTGTTATTGAGCTTGTTGAAACAGAAGAAAAAACTGCAAGTGGTATCGTGTTGCCTGATTCTGCTAAGGAAAAACCACAAGAAGGTAAAGTAGTAGCAGTTGGAAACGGCCGTGTTCTTGACAATGGAGAGCGTGCTGCACTCGATGTTTCTGTTGATGATGTAATTATCTTCTCAAAATATTCTGGAACTGAAGTTAAATATGAAGGGAAAGAATATTTAATCCTTCGCGAAAGCGACATTCTTGCAATCGTACAATAA
- the tsaD gene encoding tRNA (adenosine(37)-N6)-threonylcarbamoyltransferase complex transferase subunit TsaD has product MKKDILIMGMETSCDETAVSIIKNGTEILSNVVASQIESHKRFGGVVPEIASRHHVEQITLVMEEALKTAEVTYKDLDAIAVTEGPGLVGALLVGVNAAKAVSFAHGIPLVGVHHIAGHIYANQLVDNLEFPLLALVVSGGHTELVYMKEHGHFEVIGETRDDAAGEAYDKVARTLKLPYPGGPHIDRLAAEGEASIKLPRAWLEGSYDFSFSGLKSAVINTVHNAEQRGEVIKPEDLAASFQESVIDVLTTKTLQAVKEYKVKQVVLAGGVAANKGLRTALEEKFSGLKDVKLTIPPLSLCTDNAAMIGAAGTIFYKKGQRALLDLNGNPGLDITIHN; this is encoded by the coding sequence ATGAAAAAAGATATTTTAATAATGGGAATGGAAACAAGCTGTGATGAGACGGCTGTATCTATCATTAAAAATGGAACTGAAATACTATCGAATGTTGTAGCTTCTCAAATTGAGAGCCATAAAAGATTTGGCGGTGTGGTCCCTGAGATTGCCTCAAGGCATCATGTTGAACAAATAACATTGGTTATGGAAGAAGCATTAAAAACGGCTGAAGTAACCTATAAAGATCTAGATGCTATAGCCGTCACAGAAGGTCCTGGACTTGTTGGTGCTTTGCTTGTTGGTGTTAATGCGGCAAAGGCAGTCAGCTTTGCACACGGTATTCCTCTTGTTGGAGTCCATCATATAGCAGGACATATTTATGCAAACCAGCTTGTGGATAATTTAGAATTTCCTCTATTGGCATTAGTCGTATCTGGTGGTCATACAGAACTTGTATATATGAAGGAACATGGCCATTTTGAAGTAATTGGTGAAACAAGGGACGATGCAGCAGGGGAAGCTTATGACAAAGTGGCAAGAACTTTAAAGCTTCCTTATCCAGGGGGACCGCATATAGACAGGCTGGCGGCTGAAGGAGAAGCGTCCATTAAGCTGCCGCGAGCATGGCTGGAAGGCAGCTATGATTTTAGCTTCAGCGGGTTAAAGTCGGCAGTTATCAACACTGTTCATAATGCTGAACAAAGAGGAGAAGTCATCAAGCCAGAAGATTTGGCGGCAAGCTTTCAAGAAAGTGTAATTGATGTTTTGACGACGAAAACACTTCAAGCAGTTAAGGAATATAAGGTAAAGCAGGTTGTCCTTGCCGGCGGAGTTGCTGCAAACAAAGGATTAAGAACTGCTTTAGAAGAGAAATTCTCAGGGCTTAAAGATGTTAAATTAACGATTCCACCGCTATCTTTATGCACAGATAATGCTGCAATGATTGGTGCTGCAGGAACAATTTTCTATAAAAAAGGTCAAAGAGCACTTTTAGATTTGAATGGAAATCCTGGTTTAGATATTACTATCCACAACTAG
- the rimI gene encoding ribosomal protein S18-alanine N-acetyltransferase, translating to MADYLFREMTIGDIDNVHIIETLSFSTPWSKDAFYNELTHNKFAKYIVIENGEQLVGYIGAWIVIDEVHITNIAILPEFRGQKLGEQLLGTMMEQSKRLGAKSMTLEVRVSNTVAQNLYKKLGFQNGAIRKNYYTDNQEDALVMWVNI from the coding sequence ATGGCAGATTATCTTTTTCGAGAAATGACCATTGGAGATATTGATAATGTCCATATAATTGAGACACTTTCCTTTAGTACGCCATGGAGCAAGGACGCTTTTTATAATGAATTGACTCATAATAAATTTGCTAAGTATATAGTCATTGAAAATGGAGAGCAATTGGTTGGTTATATTGGGGCATGGATTGTCATTGACGAGGTTCATATTACGAACATTGCCATTTTGCCTGAATTCAGAGGCCAAAAGCTTGGCGAACAGCTACTAGGAACAATGATGGAACAATCAAAAAGACTTGGAGCTAAGTCAATGACATTGGAAGTAAGGGTGTCAAACACAGTTGCCCAAAACCTGTATAAGAAGCTTGGTTTCCAAAATGGGGCAATCAGAAAGAACTATTATACCGATAATCAAGAAGATGCTTTAGTAATGTGGGTGAATATATAA
- the groL gene encoding chaperonin GroEL (60 kDa chaperone family; promotes refolding of misfolded polypeptides especially under stressful conditions; forms two stacked rings of heptamers to form a barrel-shaped 14mer; ends can be capped by GroES; misfolded proteins enter the barrel where they are refolded when GroES binds), translating into MAKDIKFSEEARRSMLRGVDALADAVKVTLGPKGRNVVLEKKYGSPLITNDGVTIAKEIELEDAFENMGAKLVAEVASKTNDVAGDGTTTATVLAQAMIREGLKNVTAGANPMGIRKGMDKAIATAIEELKAISKPIEGKASIAQVAAISAADEEVGQLIAEAMERVGNDGVITIEESKGFTTELDVVEGMQFDRGYVSPYMVTDSDKMEAVLDNPYILITDKKITNIQEILPVLEQVVQQGKPLLIVAEDVEGEANATLVVNKLRGTFTAVAVKAPGFGDRRKAMLEDIAVLTGGEVITEDLGLDLKSATIESLGRAAKVVVTKENTTIVEGAGDSASIASRINQIRAQLEETTSEFDREKLQERLAKLAGGVAVVKVGAATETELKERKLRIEDALNSTRAAVEEGIVAGGGTALLNVYNKVASIEAEGDEATGINIVLRAIEEPVRQIAHNAGLEGSVIVERLKHEAVGTGFNAANGQWVNMIETGIVDPTKVTRSALQNAGSVAAMFLTTEAVVADKPEPAGAGAGMPDMGGMGGMGGMM; encoded by the coding sequence ATGGCTAAAGATATTAAATTTAGTGAAGAAGCTCGCCGCTCTATGCTTCGTGGTGTAGATGCACTTGCTGACGCAGTTAAAGTAACACTTGGACCTAAAGGACGCAATGTTGTGCTTGAAAAGAAATATGGTTCACCACTAATCACAAACGATGGTGTTACGATCGCAAAAGAAATCGAATTAGAAGATGCTTTTGAAAACATGGGTGCAAAACTTGTAGCTGAAGTTGCAAGCAAAACAAATGATGTTGCAGGGGACGGAACAACAACTGCTACAGTATTGGCACAAGCGATGATCCGTGAAGGACTTAAAAACGTAACTGCTGGTGCAAACCCAATGGGTATCCGCAAAGGGATGGACAAAGCGATTGCAACAGCTATCGAAGAGTTGAAGGCTATCTCTAAACCAATCGAAGGCAAAGCTTCTATTGCACAAGTAGCTGCTATCTCTGCTGCTGACGAAGAAGTTGGTCAATTGATTGCAGAAGCAATGGAACGTGTTGGTAACGACGGTGTTATCACAATTGAAGAATCTAAAGGATTCACAACTGAATTAGATGTTGTAGAAGGTATGCAATTCGACCGCGGATATGTATCTCCTTACATGGTAACTGATTCAGACAAAATGGAAGCTGTTCTTGACAACCCATACATCTTAATCACTGATAAGAAGATAACTAACATTCAAGAAATCCTGCCAGTGCTTGAGCAAGTTGTTCAACAAGGAAAACCATTATTGATCGTAGCAGAAGATGTAGAAGGTGAAGCAAATGCTACATTAGTAGTGAACAAACTTCGCGGAACTTTCACAGCTGTTGCTGTTAAAGCACCAGGCTTCGGTGATCGCCGTAAAGCAATGCTAGAAGATATCGCTGTATTGACTGGCGGAGAGGTTATTACAGAAGATCTTGGCTTAGACCTTAAATCTGCAACAATCGAATCATTAGGCCGCGCTGCAAAAGTTGTTGTTACAAAAGAAAACACAACAATTGTAGAGGGTGCTGGAGATTCAGCAAGCATCGCATCACGCATCAACCAAATCCGCGCTCAATTAGAAGAAACTACTTCTGAGTTCGACCGTGAGAAATTACAAGAGCGTCTTGCTAAGCTTGCAGGCGGAGTTGCTGTCGTTAAAGTCGGCGCTGCGACTGAAACAGAATTGAAAGAGCGCAAATTGCGCATTGAAGATGCATTGAACTCAACTCGTGCTGCAGTGGAAGAAGGTATTGTAGCTGGTGGTGGTACTGCACTTCTAAACGTATACAACAAAGTTGCTTCTATCGAAGCAGAAGGCGACGAAGCTACTGGTATCAACATCGTTCTTCGCGCAATCGAGGAGCCAGTTCGTCAAATCGCTCACAATGCAGGTCTTGAAGGATCAGTTATCGTTGAGCGCCTTAAACACGAAGCAGTTGGAACAGGCTTCAACGCTGCTAACGGCCAATGGGTAAACATGATTGAAACAGGAATCGTTGACCCAACTAAAGTTACTCGTTCTGCACTTCAAAACGCAGGAAGCGTTGCTGCTATGTTCTTAACAACAGAGGCTGTTGTAGCAGATAAACCTGAACCAGCAGGCGCTGGTGCTGGAATGCCTGATATGGGCGGCATGGGTGGAATGGGCGGCATGATGTAA
- a CDS encoding redox-sensing transcriptional repressor Rex codes for MSNEIMKIPQATAKRLPLYYRFLKNLHSSGKQRVSSAELSEAVKVDSATIRRDFSYFGALGKKGYGYNVNYLLSFFRKTLDQDELTKVALIGVGNLGVAFLNYNFLKNNNTKIEVAFDIAEDKVGQPIGDVDIHHMDDLEKVILEHDIQVAILTVPAAVAQTITDRLVDSSIKGILNFTPARLSVPASVRIHHIDLAVELQSLVYFLKHYPTPEVTEEE; via the coding sequence ATGAGCAATGAGATAATGAAGATACCGCAAGCGACTGCGAAGCGGTTGCCTTTATATTATCGCTTCTTAAAAAATTTGCATTCATCAGGGAAACAAAGAGTTTCGTCTGCAGAACTGAGTGAAGCAGTGAAGGTAGATTCAGCTACCATCAGAAGAGATTTCTCGTATTTTGGAGCATTAGGGAAAAAAGGGTATGGATATAATGTAAATTATCTGCTTTCCTTTTTCCGAAAAACACTAGATCAAGACGAACTGACGAAGGTTGCCCTGATTGGTGTAGGAAATTTAGGGGTTGCCTTTTTAAATTATAATTTCTTGAAAAACAACAATACGAAAATTGAAGTGGCATTTGATATTGCAGAAGACAAGGTTGGACAGCCTATTGGAGATGTAGATATTCATCATATGGACGACCTGGAAAAGGTTATCCTTGAGCATGATATCCAGGTTGCTATCTTAACTGTACCAGCTGCAGTTGCACAAACGATTACTGATCGTCTTGTTGATAGCTCCATTAAAGGTATTTTGAACTTTACACCAGCCCGATTGTCAGTTCCTGCAAGTGTACGCATTCATCATATTGATTTAGCGGTTGAGCTACAATCTCTAGTTTACTTCCTTAAGCATTATCCAACACCAGAGGTAACAGAAGAGGAATAG
- a CDS encoding YdiK family protein: MRKSALLSGILYLILGALFTYFAVQSVRDHGGWGFFSYILVILATFDIGTGIRLISFHYFIKRAARKKQER, translated from the coding sequence ATGAGGAAGTCAGCATTACTCTCTGGAATACTATATTTAATACTCGGTGCTTTATTTACCTATTTTGCTGTTCAATCAGTCCGTGATCATGGAGGCTGGGGATTCTTCTCCTATATTCTTGTCATACTGGCAACATTTGATATAGGAACTGGAATTCGTCTTATCTCCTTCCATTATTTCATTAAAAGGGCTGCTCGCAAAAAGCAGGAAAGATAA
- the tsaB gene encoding tRNA (adenosine(37)-N6)-threonylcarbamoyltransferase complex dimerization subunit type 1 TsaB, whose amino-acid sequence MKILAIDTSNLVLGIAIIDQDKVIGEYITNLKKNHSVRAMPAIEMLMKECDVSPTDLTKIVVAKGPGSYTGVRIGVTIAKTLAWTLNIPLVGVSSLQVLAASAGRYFPGSVSPLFDARRGQIYTGLFKFTNGNVEQVEKDQLILAKDWVSRLSSEQEKVLFTGNDLSIHKELFETELKEIAVFADYADFNPRPSVLARLGQAMEAEEVHPFTPNYIRLVEAEANWLKANNKELKEE is encoded by the coding sequence ATGAAAATACTAGCCATTGATACATCCAATCTTGTATTGGGCATCGCAATTATTGATCAGGATAAAGTTATTGGAGAATATATTACAAACCTGAAAAAGAATCATTCTGTCAGAGCAATGCCGGCAATTGAAATGCTAATGAAGGAATGTGATGTAAGCCCAACTGATTTGACGAAAATCGTAGTAGCGAAAGGTCCTGGTTCTTATACAGGTGTCCGGATTGGAGTTACAATAGCAAAAACACTTGCTTGGACGTTGAACATTCCGCTTGTTGGCGTGTCTAGTTTGCAGGTTCTGGCAGCAAGTGCTGGCCGGTATTTCCCAGGCAGTGTAAGTCCACTGTTTGATGCAAGAAGAGGGCAAATATATACAGGCCTATTCAAGTTTACTAACGGGAATGTAGAGCAAGTGGAGAAGGATCAGCTTATCCTAGCAAAGGATTGGGTAAGCAGATTAAGTTCGGAGCAGGAAAAGGTATTATTTACTGGTAATGACCTATCCATCCATAAGGAATTATTTGAAACAGAATTAAAAGAAATTGCTGTGTTTGCAGATTATGCAGACTTTAACCCAAGGCCGTCTGTTTTGGCGAGGTTAGGCCAAGCTATGGAGGCAGAGGAAGTCCATCCATTCACTCCGAATTATATTCGTCTTGTAGAGGCAGAAGCAAACTGGCTTAAGGCAAATAATAAAGAGTTAAAGGAAGAGTAG
- the moaC gene encoding cyclic pyranopterin monophosphate synthase MoaC has protein sequence MKSFTHFNDEGRAKMVDISEKSETARNAVAHSSIIVNKHIYESINNNTIKKGDVLAVAQVAGIMAAKKTSDLIPMCHPISLKGVDISFHWEEENDDYRLVIEVSAKTVGSTGVEMEALTAASVTALTVYDMCKAIDKGMVIGETYLLEKSGGVNGSYKRNR, from the coding sequence ATGAAGAGTTTTACACACTTTAATGATGAGGGTAGAGCAAAAATGGTTGATATAAGTGAAAAAAGCGAAACAGCTCGTAATGCAGTAGCTCACTCAAGCATTATTGTAAATAAACATATATATGAGAGCATTAACAATAATACGATAAAAAAAGGAGATGTTTTGGCTGTAGCCCAAGTAGCAGGCATTATGGCAGCAAAGAAAACATCTGACTTAATTCCGATGTGTCATCCCATTTCCTTAAAGGGAGTCGATATTTCCTTCCATTGGGAAGAAGAAAACGATGATTACCGTCTAGTTATAGAGGTGTCGGCAAAAACGGTTGGAAGTACTGGAGTGGAAATGGAAGCATTAACTGCAGCATCCGTTACGGCCTTAACAGTTTACGATATGTGCAAAGCAATTGATAAAGGAATGGTCATTGGCGAAACCTATTTGCTTGAGAAATCAGGCGGAGTTAATGGTTCATACAAAAGGAATAGATAA
- a CDS encoding ABC-F family ATP-binding cassette domain-containing protein — protein MILLQVNQLSKYFGAEIILSNIKLEVQTRDRIALVGRNGAGKSTLLKMIAGQLSYDSGEIIKPKNVEIGYLAQNTGLESNLSIWDEMLTVFKGLQQQEAELRKLEQQMADPAVSTQPDRFEKILKEYDVLQYNFKENGGYQYEADIRSVLHGLNFASFDYSTKISTLSGGQKTRLALAKLLLTTPEILILDEPTNHLDIETLSWLEQYLQGYDGAVLIVSHDRYFLDKVVTQIYELSRTNIQKFIGNYSSYLEQKAENYERDMKVYEKQQEEIAKLETFIQKNLARASTTKRAQSRRKTLDRMDRLDRPDGDEKSASFGFQIEKQTGNDVLKIQDLAIGYDDNTVSRNITFQLTRGDSVALVGPNGVGKSTLLKTIISKIEKHAGTTAWGTNVMVGYYDQEQAELHSNKRVLNELWDEFPLRPEKEIRTVLGNFLFSGDDVLKIVNSLSGGEKARLALAKLMMEKPNVLILDEPTNHLDLDSKEVLENALIDYPGTLLFVSHDRYFINRIATKVVELQPEGSTEFLGDYDYYVEKKLEQEELLALETNALSSAIAVEASEKTSYQQDKEAKKAERQRMRRIEEIEKTIEGLEQNVAEHEEKLCEPDIFQDHEKVFELNKELEEFKSEIDRLMDEWTELSDK, from the coding sequence ATGATACTTTTACAAGTGAATCAGCTTTCCAAATACTTTGGAGCTGAAATAATCTTATCCAATATAAAATTAGAAGTGCAAACAAGAGACAGAATTGCGTTAGTAGGCAGAAATGGTGCTGGAAAATCTACTTTATTAAAAATGATTGCTGGCCAGCTTTCCTATGATTCCGGGGAGATCATCAAGCCAAAAAATGTTGAAATTGGCTACTTAGCTCAAAATACCGGTCTTGAATCAAACTTGTCCATTTGGGACGAGATGCTCACTGTTTTTAAAGGCCTTCAGCAGCAAGAAGCGGAACTTAGAAAGCTCGAGCAGCAGATGGCAGACCCAGCTGTTAGCACCCAGCCTGATAGGTTCGAAAAGATTTTGAAGGAATATGATGTACTCCAATATAACTTTAAGGAAAATGGGGGATATCAGTATGAAGCAGATATTCGCTCTGTTCTTCACGGTTTAAATTTCGCATCCTTTGATTACAGCACAAAAATTTCAACATTGAGCGGAGGCCAAAAAACAAGGCTTGCTCTTGCAAAGCTATTACTCACAACACCTGAAATCTTAATTCTGGATGAGCCAACAAATCATTTGGATATAGAAACACTTTCATGGCTTGAGCAATATTTACAAGGATATGATGGTGCAGTCCTTATTGTTTCCCATGACCGTTATTTCTTAGATAAAGTTGTAACCCAAATATATGAGCTTTCTCGGACCAATATTCAGAAGTTTATTGGAAATTACAGCTCTTACTTAGAACAAAAAGCGGAGAACTATGAACGGGACATGAAGGTTTACGAAAAACAACAGGAAGAGATTGCAAAGCTTGAGACATTCATTCAAAAAAACCTGGCAAGAGCCTCCACTACGAAAAGAGCACAAAGCAGAAGAAAAACACTTGACCGTATGGATCGACTCGATCGTCCAGATGGAGATGAAAAGTCCGCTTCGTTTGGATTTCAAATCGAGAAGCAAACAGGTAATGATGTGTTAAAAATCCAAGATCTTGCTATTGGCTATGATGACAATACTGTTTCGCGAAACATCACCTTCCAGTTGACCAGAGGGGATAGTGTTGCATTGGTTGGACCTAATGGTGTCGGCAAATCAACATTATTGAAGACGATTATCTCAAAAATTGAAAAGCATGCTGGAACTACTGCTTGGGGAACAAATGTAATGGTGGGCTATTATGATCAAGAACAAGCAGAACTTCATTCTAATAAAAGGGTATTGAATGAGTTATGGGACGAGTTTCCCCTAAGACCTGAAAAAGAAATCAGGACAGTATTAGGCAATTTTCTTTTCTCTGGTGATGATGTTTTGAAGATTGTTAATTCATTAAGCGGCGGAGAAAAAGCTCGGCTTGCTCTTGCAAAGCTTATGATGGAAAAGCCAAATGTTCTCATTTTGGATGAGCCCACAAACCATCTTGATTTGGATAGCAAAGAAGTGTTAGAAAATGCTCTGATTGATTATCCTGGCACGTTATTATTTGTTTCCCATGACCGTTACTTCATTAATCGGATCGCGACAAAAGTGGTAGAGCTACAACCAGAGGGTTCTACTGAATTTCTTGGGGACTATGACTATTATGTAGAAAAGAAATTAGAGCAAGAAGAACTGCTTGCACTTGAAACGAATGCTTTAAGTTCAGCAATAGCTGTTGAAGCATCAGAAAAAACGTCCTATCAACAGGATAAAGAAGCTAAAAAGGCAGAACGACAACGTATGCGCCGCATTGAAGAAATTGAGAAAACAATTGAAGGCTTAGAGCAAAATGTAGCAGAGCATGAGGAAAAACTATGTGAGCCTGACATTTTCCAAGACCACGAAAAGGTTTTTGAACTGAATAAAGAACTAGAGGAATTCAAAAGTGAAATAGACAGACTTATGGATGAGTGGACTGAATTGTCAGATAAGTAA